One genomic window of Gossypium hirsutum isolate 1008001.06 chromosome D11, Gossypium_hirsutum_v2.1, whole genome shotgun sequence includes the following:
- the LOC107912163 gene encoding probable myosin-binding protein 5 encodes MAKRSFKQFVEQQLGAVPNFFIYALLEWIMIFMLFIDGFIALFANEFAKFFELPIPCLLCTRLDHLLAGRTTDFYYNDSICDNHKKNVSCLAFCHAHKKLSDIRSLCESCLLSFATERETDCDTYKSLLGILHKDIDQLLVDEDNEVQLSLPGGAKKDEEVVFEKSNDHRCTCCWQPLKVKSTGSNGSKGKNSSMSSLAPSPSPRAPAIKYTELKLKPDEPEVQVDNDRSKGLEKPLKDDGKGGTMPSMPEGDEEDKTPNFMKGNRFFGIPLSDSASNSPRWTRTPRKLLLQKTEFASEIGESQVPSSPRMDRKSLMALYMELDEERSASAVAAYNAMAMITRLQTEKAAVQMEALQYQRMMEEQAEYDQEALEEMINLVAKREDELNELEAELEAYRKKYGRLQEGDFEKQGEVNVEGDQVLKTSSLSSSSGKPESTVPAGDKPETQNQSESNPINQEKIGAEAMNKPKKVSDSNPSPTPEKTGGETINLPKKAMRQMDRLKILEKKMHISSMGRFQRNTSEINDDDMDEEQERS; translated from the exons ATGGCGAAGCGATCATTTAAGCAATTCGTAGAACAACAGCTGGGTGCAGTCCCCAATTTCTTCATTTACGCATTGTTAGAATGGATTATGATCTTCATGTTGTTCATCGACGGCTTCATCGCATTATTCGCCAATGAATTCGCCAAGTTCTTTGAGTTGCCGATCCCTTGCTTGCTTTGTACCAGGCTAGACCATCTCCTCGCTGGCCGAACAACCGATTTCTATTACAACGATTCTATTTGCGACAACCATAAGAAGAACGTGTCGTGTCTTGCTTTTTGTCATGCTCATAAGAAGCTCTCCGACATACGGAGCTTGTGCGAGAGTTGTCTCTTGTCTTTTGCAACCGAGAGAGAAACCGATTGTGATACGTACAAATCCTTGTTGGGGATCTTGCATAAGGATATTGATCAGTTGTTGGTTGATGAAGATAATGAAGTTCAATTGTCTTTGCCTGGTGGTGCTAAAAAGGATGAAGAAGTGGTTTTTGAGAAGAGTAATGATCACCGGTGTACTTGTTGCTGGCAACCATTGAAGGTGAAATCTACAGGTTCTAATGGCTCTAAAGGAAAGAATTCTTCCATGTCATCATTAGCACCTTCTCCATCTCCTCGGGCTCCGGCTATTAAATATACGGAGCTCAAGCTTAAACCGGACGAACCAGAGGTCCAGGTGGATAATGATCGTTCAAAGGGACTTGAAAAGCCAC TGAAGGATGATGGCAAGGGTGGTACAATGCCATCGATGCCAGAAGGTGATGAAGAAGATAAGACCCCCAACTTTATGAAAGGAAACAGGTTCTTCGGGATCCCCTTATCGGACTCGGCATCAAACAGTCCTCGGTGGACCCGAACTCCGAGGAAATTACTGCTTCAAAAAACCGAGTTCGCGTCAGAGATCGGCGAGAGCCAAGTCCCCAGCAGTCCTCGCATGGATCGTAAATCACTAATGGCATTGTACATGGAACTTGACGAAGAACGAAGTGCATCCGCCGTAGCGGCTTACAACGCGATGGCGATGATCACCAGGTTACAAACCGAGAAAGCCGCCGTCCAAATGGAAGCCTTACAGTACCAAAGAATGATGGAAGAACAAGCCGAATACGACCAAGAAGCACTTGAGGAGATGATCAATTTAGTAGCCAAAAGAGAAGATgaactcaatgagttagaagcCGAACTCGAAGCTTACAGAAAGAAATACGGACGCTTACAAGAAGGCGATTTCGAAAAGCAAGGAGAAGTGAACGTTGAAGGAGATCAAGTGTTGAAAACGTCGTCGCTTTCATCCTCCAGTGGAAAACCGGAATCTACCGTCCCTGCTGGGGATAAACCGGAGACTCAAAATCAATCCGAATCGAATCCCATCAACCAGGAGAAGATCGGTGCGGAAGCCATGAACAAACCAAAGAAAGTTTCCGATTCGAATCCGAGTCCGACGCCAGAGAAGACCGGAGGCGAAACCATTAACTTACCCAAGAAAGCAATGCGTCAAATGGACCGGTTGAAAATACTAGAGAAGAAAATGCATATTTCATCAATGGGAAGGTTTCAAAGGAATACTAGTGAGATTAATGATGACGACATGGATGAAGAGCAGGAGCGTAGTTAG
- the LOC121202966 gene encoding serine/threonine-protein phosphatase PP2A catalytic subunit has protein sequence MPSHGDLDRQIEHLMQCKPLSVAEVKTLCEQARAILVEEWNVQPVKCPVTVCGDIHGQFHDLVELFRIGGHAPDTNYLFMGDYVDRGYYSVETVTLLVALKVRYRDRITILRGNHESRQITQVYGFYDECLRKYGNANVWKYFTDLFDYLPLTALIESQIFCLHGGLSPSLDTLDNIRALDRIQEVPHEGPMCDLLWSDPDDRCGWGISPRGAGYTFGQDISGQFNHTNGLTLISRAHQLVMEGYNWSQDKNVVTVFSAPNYCYRCGNMAAILEIGENMEQSFLQFDPAPRQIEPETTRRTPDYFL, from the exons ATGCCGTCCCACGGGGATCTGGATCGTCAGATCGAGCACTTAATGCAGTGCAAGCCGCTATCGGTGGCGGAGGTGAAGACTCTGTGCGAGCAGGCGCGTGCGATCCTTGTGGAGGAGTGGAATGTTCAGCCGGTGAAGTGTCCGGTCACCGTCTGCGGCGATATCCACGGCCAATTTCACGATCTCGTCGAACTGTTTCGCATCGGTGGCCACGCTCCCGACACTAATTATCTCTTTATGGGCGATTACGTAG ATCGAGGATATTACTCTGTGGAGACTGTCACTCTTTTAGTTGCACTGAAAGTTCGTTATAGAGATAGAATAACTATTTTAAGAGGAAATCATGAGAGCCGGCAGATAACTCAAGT GTATGGCTTTTATGATGAATGCTTGAGAAAATATGGAAATGCTAATGTCTGGAAGTATTTCACTGACCTCTTTGATTATTTACCTCTCACTGCCCTGATTGAAAGTCAG ATTTTCTGCTTGCATGGTGGACTATCCCCATCTTTGGATACATTAGATAACATCCGTGCTCTGGACCGCATACAGGAG GTTCCTCATGAGGGTCCAATGTGTGATCTCTTATGGTCTGATCCTGATGACCGATGTGGATGGGGAATATCTCCTCGGGGGGCCGGGTATACCTTCGGACAGGATATTTCTGGGCAGTTCAACCACACAAATGGGCTCACTCTGATTTCTAGAGCTCACCAGCTTGTTATGGAAGGATATAATTGGTCCCAG GACAAGAATGTGGTAACAGTGTTCAGTGCACCAAATTACTGCTACCGTTGTGGGAATATGGCTGCAATACTTGAGATTGGGGAGAATATGGAGCAAAGTTTTCTTCAGTTTGACCCAGCTCCACGTCAGATCGAACCAGAGACCACGCGTAGAACCCctgattattttttataa